A single genomic interval of Hydractinia symbiolongicarpus strain clone_291-10 chromosome 8, HSymV2.1, whole genome shotgun sequence harbors:
- the LOC130654390 gene encoding transmembrane protein 19-like yields the protein MGSLHMFLTRVLVSLILSVFMAKRGYNKKSLCVSGAISAVVVGFFITLANYSFSACLLTFYMTSSKLTNLNTSRKRNIEENFKEGGQRTWKQVLCNGGVALLVSIIYISEVGCSERPINFSKDFTSSILCTALVGSLACCNGDTWSSEIGTAVGSHSPRLVTTFQKVPAGTNGAISLIGTIASCLGGLTVGLAFFCCDYVIVRPSSFLLEYPPQWPILVLATFAGLVGSLIDSYLGAIFQYSGFCSVRKKITSKKSSTTKHVSGSDVLDNDLVNFSSSCVMAISTPLLGYYIYNTLQEL from the exons ATGGGCTCTCTGCACATGTTCTTAACTCGAGTTTTAGTGTCACTTATCCTATCTGTATTCATGGCAAAACGAGGATACAACAAAAAGTCTCTGTGTGTATCTGGTGCAATCTCAGCTGTTGTTGTTGGTTTCTTTATAACACTGGCAAATTATTCCTTCTCAGCATGTTTGTTGACCTTCtacatgacgtcatcgaaaCTTACTAATTTGAACACTTCCAGAAAAAGAAACATAGAGGAGAATTTCAAAGAAG gaGGTCAAAGAACTTGGAAACAGGTTCTATGTAATGGAGGCGTTGCCTTGCTTGTATCTATCATCTATATAAGCGAAGTCGGTTGTTCTGAGCGACCTATAAACTTTTCGAAAGACTTTACATCTTCTATTTTGTGTACAGCTTTGGTGGGATCACTGGCATGTTGCAATGGTGACACGTGGAGTTCTGAAATAGGAACTGCAGTAGGTTCCCACTCTCCAAGACTTGTTACAACCTTTCAGAAAGTTCCAGCTGGTACAAACGGTGCTATTTCGTTAATTGGTACCATAGCAAGCTGTCTTGGtggattaactgtgggacttgcATTTTTTTGCTGCGATTATGTAATAGTAAGACCAAGTAGTTTCCTACTGGAATACCCACCACAGTGGCCGATATTGGTGTTAGCGACGTTCGCTGGCCTAGTGGGTAGCCTAATTGATTCATATCTTGGTGCTATATTTCAATATTCTGGATTCTGTtcagtaagaaaaaaaataacatctaAAAAAAGTTCGACGACTAAGCATGTTTCTGGTAGCGACGTGTTGGACAACGATCTAgttaatttttcttcttcttgtgTTATGGCCATTAGTACTCCGTTGTTGGGATATTATATTTACAATACTTTGCAAGAACTGTGA